In the Herpetosiphonaceae bacterium genome, one interval contains:
- a CDS encoding sensor histidine kinase: protein MLFYTAYLERDHKRWTWFCDGVALCCAAAFSFLKITQGATIAAVPMRLLWVLIYLFSFAATALYLQKRTWWVGSTWRIIVAGLTVGISTLVLMQTLLPIIQPAWPWTARAQSVTPSLAFDIGLIFAFGIVGVRYKHNSRPIVPYILLCLFPLLLADTFFFTLSWAPWGQDLQAVPMPLYALHSTLLALAAYRDATYKPRKPRSQPSTMPLTEWLLWALFPFVMVLFAFAAATMVGSAPRALVGVLIVAAVVHEVMAVFDYRRVTLALYQARIEAEDLARAAERNRVAGELHDDLGRYLTIANLQLSGAHTLFTHHPEQARVSVARAQHLTAEALTAVQRSVAALRNSSIDDRPLPEVIQELVYETQLAGLQAELIVIGEPHPLPLETKAVLFRAAQEALTNILKHADATHANLILDYSDAAQIRLVIEDNGQGGSPTSGGMGLAIMRERVARIGGTVHTHTVSEEGFTVAIEVPR, encoded by the coding sequence ATGCTGTTTTACACCGCCTACTTGGAACGCGATCACAAACGGTGGACCTGGTTCTGTGATGGAGTGGCTTTGTGTTGTGCGGCAGCATTTAGCTTTCTCAAGATCACGCAAGGTGCCACGATCGCTGCCGTACCCATGCGCCTGCTCTGGGTATTGATCTACCTGTTCTCGTTTGCCGCTACCGCGCTGTATCTCCAGAAGCGCACGTGGTGGGTGGGCAGTACCTGGCGGATTATTGTGGCGGGTTTGACGGTTGGAATTTCTACCCTGGTCTTGATGCAGACGCTGCTTCCGATCATCCAACCCGCCTGGCCGTGGACCGCACGTGCCCAAAGCGTCACGCCGAGTCTGGCGTTCGATATTGGGCTGATCTTTGCCTTCGGGATCGTCGGCGTGCGCTACAAGCACAACAGCCGTCCCATTGTCCCGTACATCTTATTGTGTTTGTTTCCGCTGTTGCTTGCCGACACGTTCTTCTTTACCTTGTCGTGGGCACCGTGGGGCCAGGATCTCCAGGCGGTACCCATGCCCCTGTATGCGCTGCACAGCACGCTGCTTGCCCTTGCAGCCTATCGCGACGCCACCTACAAGCCACGGAAGCCGAGGAGCCAACCCAGCACCATGCCGCTGACCGAGTGGCTGCTCTGGGCCTTATTCCCGTTCGTCATGGTCCTGTTCGCGTTTGCTGCTGCCACCATGGTGGGGAGCGCACCACGCGCATTGGTTGGTGTATTGATCGTCGCTGCGGTTGTCCATGAAGTCATGGCGGTCTTTGACTATCGGCGCGTGACCCTGGCTCTGTACCAGGCGCGGATCGAAGCGGAGGATCTCGCGCGAGCAGCCGAGCGCAACCGGGTGGCGGGCGAACTGCATGACGATCTGGGGCGTTACCTGACCATTGCCAACCTGCAACTGAGCGGGGCGCACACCCTCTTCACCCATCATCCAGAGCAAGCGCGGGTTTCCGTTGCCCGTGCTCAACACCTGACCGCCGAAGCCCTGACCGCAGTCCAGCGGTCGGTCGCCGCGCTCCGCAATTCGTCGATCGACGATCGCCCGCTCCCAGAGGTTATCCAGGAGCTTGTGTACGAAACGCAGCTCGCAGGTCTTCAAGCCGAGTTGATTGTGATTGGCGAGCCACACCCGCTCCCCCTGGAAACGAAAGCGGTGTTGTTTCGTGCCGCCCAAGAAGCATTAACCAACATTCTCAAACATGCCGACGCGACGCATGCAAACCTCATTCTCGACTATAGTGATGCAGCGCAGATCCGCCTGGTGATCGAAGATAATGGACAAGGGGGTAGTCCGACCAGTGGCGGTATGGGTCTCGCGATTATGCGCGAACGTGTCGCGCGCATTGGCGGCACGGTCCATACCCATACTGTGTCCGAGGAAGGATTTACGGTCGCGATCGAGGTGCCACGATGA
- a CDS encoding response regulator transcription factor, giving the protein MSRIRVLLVDDEPLICEGVRNILLDAADIQVVGEAYSSEQAVALALQLRPDVVLLDIKMHKQDGLVAAWRLQSDLPQCRVILLTTFLNDQYIFEGLRAGIAGYLLKNVPAQRISEAIREAMQGGVVLDSSVAAQVAATFRFGPVQAHHDVNLSPREQQVLHLVARGFSNRTIADMLTLSEGTVKNHLTKILGKLGVRDRVQAVQHARSIGLL; this is encoded by the coding sequence ATGAGCCGCATTCGCGTCCTGTTGGTTGATGATGAGCCGCTCATTTGTGAAGGCGTCCGCAATATCCTCTTAGACGCCGCCGACATTCAGGTGGTTGGAGAAGCCTATAGCAGCGAGCAGGCCGTTGCGCTGGCGTTGCAACTCCGGCCTGATGTGGTCCTGCTCGACATCAAAATGCACAAGCAAGATGGGCTGGTTGCGGCCTGGCGGCTGCAATCCGACCTCCCCCAGTGCCGAGTGATTTTGCTGACAACCTTCTTGAATGATCAGTATATCTTTGAAGGATTACGCGCCGGGATTGCTGGCTATCTGTTGAAGAATGTTCCCGCGCAGAGGATTAGTGAGGCGATCCGCGAAGCGATGCAGGGTGGGGTGGTCCTCGACTCCTCAGTGGCCGCGCAAGTCGCAGCGACGTTCCGTTTCGGGCCGGTCCAGGCGCATCACGATGTCAATCTCTCGCCGCGTGAACAGCAAGTTTTACATCTGGTAGCACGCGGGTTCTCGAATCGGACCATCGCGGATATGCTCACACTGAGTGAAGGGACCGTGAAAAACCACCTCACCAAAATCCTCGGCAAGCTTGGCGTGCGTGATCGGGTCCAGGCCGTCCAACACGCCCGATCAATCGGCTTACTCTAA